In Equus caballus isolate H_3958 breed thoroughbred chromosome 28, TB-T2T, whole genome shotgun sequence, the following proteins share a genomic window:
- the PMCH gene encoding pro-MCH, protein MAKMSLSSYILILTFSLFSQGFFLSASKSIRNVEDDMVFNTFRLGKAFQKEDTVERSAAAPALEQYKTDESSFTNEEENKNAKNAGSKHNFLNHGLPLNLAIKPYLALKGSVAFPAENGVQNTESTQEKREIGDEENSAKFPIGRRDFDMLRCMLGRVYRPCWQV, encoded by the exons ATGGCAAAAATGAGTCTCTCCTCCTACATATTAATACtaactttttctctgttttctcaaggctttttcctttcagcatccAAGTCCATAAGAAATGTAGAAGACGACATGGTATTTAATACATTTAGGCTGGGAAAAGCCTTTCAGAAGGAAGATACTGTAGAAAGATCAGCTGCTGCTCCTGCCCTGGAACAATATAAAACTGATGAAAGCAGTTTCACGAatgaggaggaaaacaaaaatgcaaag AATGCAGGCTCCAAACATAATTTCTTAAATCATGGTCTGCCACTGAATCTGGCTATAAAACCCTATCTTGCACTAAAAGGATCTGTAGCTTTTCCCGCTGAGAATGGAGTTCAGAATACTGAGTCAacacaagaaaagagagaaattgggGATGAAGAAAACTCAGCTAAATTTCCTATAGGAAGGAGAGATTTTGACA TGCTCAGGTGCATGCTGGGAAGAGTCTACCGGCCTTGTTGGCAAGTCTGA